A genomic window from bacterium includes:
- a CDS encoding FAD-dependent oxidoreductase, whose amino-acid sequence MRREEILPRLKTGQAFDMVVIGGGATGCGVALDAASRGLKVALVEKNDFSEGTSSRSTKLLHGGVRYLEMAVKHL is encoded by the coding sequence ATGAGAAGAGAAGAAATCCTGCCCAGGCTCAAGACAGGCCAGGCCTTCGACATGGTAGTGATCGGGGGGGGCGCCACCGGCTGCGGCGTCGCCCTGGACGCGGCCAGCCGGGGTCTTAAAGTCGCCCTCGTGGAAAAGAACGACTTTTCCGAGGGCACCAGCAGCCGCAGCACCAAGCTGCTCCACGGCGGCGTCCGCTACCTGGAGATGGCCGTCAAGCACCTG